In the genome of Blastopirellula marina, the window GGCACCGCCGGAAACGAAACAGCCATTTGCCAACGCGGTACAACAGCGAGAATCGATGATTCGACTCTTGCAGGAATCGAATCAACTCCTGCGCGAGCAAAACATGTTGCTCAAGTCTGGCAAATTAAAAGTTCAAGTCACGGAATCGAAGTAAATCGATGCTCGCTACGACGACAAGTAATTCGCTCCAACCGCCGCGCATGCGTCGTGGGCTGACGTTGATCGAGATCTTGATCACCGTGGCGATCCTGGGGATCCTGGCCGCGGCCATCATTCCCCAATTCGGTGCGACCGCCCCGGACCAGGTACGGGGTGCGGCACAGATCGTTGCGGCCGACATGGAATATGCCCGTTCGCTGGCGATTTCTAACAACTCGACCTACCTGGTCACCTTTCACAAAACACGAAATGGCTACGTCCTGACCCATTCCGGTACGAATACCTCGCTGGATACCTTGCCGGACAATCCATTTCGCAAGCCTTCGGATGATGAGAAGTCGCTGATCGTGCTCCTCTCAGATTTCCCGCACGTCGGCTCAGGTGCCAGAATCGGTGCAATCGTCACAGACGAACCATCGCCCCAAGAGGTCACTTCGATTGAATTCGACACGCTCGGTCAGACCACGCGAAAGCAACCTACACTTATTTGGCTTTCCTCCAGGGCTGGGGCGGAGGAGATCTACTTGCCGATCGAGATCAATCCGGTAACCGGGCTGACCACCATTGGCGAGATCACGAACGTGGCCCCAAACATTTTGAGCGCAAAAGCCTCGACCTGATCGTACGCCAGCCGAACTTTAGCGGCCGCGTCCGTGGCCCGGCTTTCGGTTTCCCTACGACTGCTATGATTCGGCTTCCCTTAGCTCGCTACAACCCGATCGGCATCGACATCGGTTCTAAATCGATCAAGATGATCCAGTTCGCTAAGGACTACAGTTCGATCCAAGAAGCGACGTCCGTCGACTTTCCGGAAGACGTATCGGCCGAGAAGGACTTCGACACCTATTTAGACGTGTTGAACCAAACCCTCCAGCGTGCGCGGACGGGCCATAATTTCCGTGGGAACGACGCGATCATCTGCATTCACCAACGCGATTTGTTCCTGCATAACATTCGCGTCGGAAAGAACGACACCAAAGCCCTGTCCAACATCGTTCACCAGGAAGCGGCCGACCGCATTCCTTACTCCATGCTCGATGCCGAAATTCGCTTTGTCGAGTCCGAAGAGATTCGCCAAGGCGAGCAGATCCTGCGTGAAGTCATCATCATGGCCTGCTTCCGACCCAAGCTCGAAGCGATTCTCGAAACGTGCGAAAAGAGCGGTTTCCGCCCCGTTTCGGTCGATGTCGAACCGATGGCCATCTTGCGATCGTTTACCACCCAATACCGGCGCGAAGCCGACGAAGAGGACCGTGTCATCTACCTTCATGTGGGCTATACCAACACGCTGGTCATCATCGCCCAGGGGAAGCAGGCACTGTTCGTCAAGTACATCGATGTCGGCGGGCGGCACTTCGACGAAGCCGTTGCCCGGCAACTCGACATGAGCTTGTCCGACGCCGTCAACCTTCGCAAACACAACTCCGACCGTCGCCGTTCGCAGCAGACACCGGAAGTCGAACGCAGCGTTATCAACGCCATGCGAGACGAACTCGAACGTTTGCAGTCCGAACTGGCCATGTGCATTCGGTACCATAGCGTGACATTCCGCGGCAAGCCGCTGGTCCGCATGGTTCTCTCCGGCGGCGAAGCCACCGAGTCTCTCCGCACGGAACTACAGCGTGTCACCGGAATCGAAACCGATTTGGGCGACCCACTGCGTATTTACGAAACAAGTCTGAACCTTGGCCGACGTTCGCAATGGGATGTCGCCGCGGGTCTGGCTGCCCGGCAGTTGGGAGGCTCGAAATGACTTCCGACGAAATCGAATTCTTGCCGAAGAAGTACCGCGAAAAACGCAAGAGCCACAACTTTCAGGTCTCGCGTTTGCTGTTGATCGTCGTGATCGTGGCAGGCATGTCAGCCGTCCTGCTGTACCAACTGGCATCGCTGCATGCGGTGAATCTTCAAGTATCAGCGCTCGACTCGCAGCACGAAAAGATCATGCAACTGATGCAGGAAGTCGAACGCAGCCGAGCGGAGGTCGCCGTCAAACGACATCACGCCAAGCTGCAGACTTTCCTCGACCATCCCTATCCGAAGTCGCAGATCATCGCCGCGATCGCTAACCCGCTTCCAACCGAGATCACCATCACGCGGCTGCAGGTCACGGTCGAACAGCTGGCTGCTACCAGCGCCAAGCCTCCTTCCGAAAAGGGAAAGAGCGTTCCGCAAGGACACCCGATGGTATTAGACCTCAAGCAACTGATCGGCGAAGCCAAAGCGCATCGCTGCACGGTCGAAGTCGAAGGAACCACCGACGATACTTCGTGCCTGTACACGTTTCTCGCCTCGCTTCACCAGGCCGAGATTATCGAGTCGGCCAAAATCGAGTCGATCGACCCCCATCAAAAGTCGGACGGTAGCGAGTTCTCGAATTTCACCGCCCATGTCAAAGTCAAACGTGGCTACCTGAATCACTTCGAGACCCTCGTAGGCCGCACGATCGAAGCCGCGCCCCTTGCCGAGGGCATCCGATGAAATTAGACCTGACCAAAAGTTCGACCTCGATCCTGCTGGTAATCCTGGGACTGCTGGCCACCTTCGTGATGCTGGTTTACCTGCCGCTTAATCGAAGCATCGCCGCGGCACACGACGCGCTGGAACTGAAGCAATCGCTCGTCAGCCAGGAAGAGTCGCTGCTAGCACAAATTCAACGCCACGCCCAAGAGCTGGAAGATGTGAAAGCGTACACCAAGGACTGGGAAGAAGTCCCCAACGCGAACTTCTACCTCAGCCAACTACTGGGCGAGATCTCGCAGCACGCCAAGCAAGCCGGCACCGACGCGCTGCGTCTGGAACCAGGCCAGGTTATCGAGATGCAAGCAGTGCAGCGTATCCCGGTGCGGCTGGGCTGCAGCGGCACCTTTCAAGAGATTCACGACCTTGTCGGCAGGATCGAAAGCCTGCCGTATAAGATCTGGCTTCGCCAAATCGAGCTAGCACCCAAGAGCGAGCAACAACGCGACCTTACCTGTGAGATGGAATTTGAGGCTTTTATCGTCTCGGTAAAGAATTCGCATTAGGAAGACTATTCCGTAAGTCCGATAAGACGAAAGAAGAGATGCCCCGGTATCTCGTCCAAACTGTGAATATTCAAAAACATACCAATCAACTGACTCGAGAAATCAAACGGAATCCTGCCAAGGCAGCGGTCCTGGGTGGTTTGCTTTTGGTCGCTATCTGGTTCTGGTACCCTCTCGTCCAAAAATGGATGGGCAGCGGCACCCGCAGCGTGGCGAACAAAACCGAGGAGCAAGACCTGGTCATCCCACAGGCGACAACACTTCCCACCCCGGAAGCGTCTGCGGCCCCCAAGCAGGCTCCTATCGGCAAAACCGACTGGCGATCGATTGCCCAGCAGATCAGTGACGATCCCTGGATGAAGAAGGGAACGTTACGCCACGAGAACTTCGATCCGTTTTTTCCTGAGCCGGAACCCAAGACGATCCTGACCTCGACCCGTGTCGAGACAGACTCGACTCCCGATTTGGACGTGCCGCCGGAAACGGCCGGACTGGTCGTTACGTCGGTCATCGTGGGTGGTCGCGTTCCCATTGCCCGAATCAATAACCAGAACTACCGCGTCGGAGACACCATCCGTGCCACCGATGCCAACATCCAATACACGCTCGTCCAAGTGCACCCATGGGGCGTCTCGTTAAAGGGATCTCAACGAGTCCATGAGTTGCCCATCGACGAAGTAACCCTGACGGACAATCACCGATTGGTCCTCCGCAACGGAAACTTGATTTCCCCCGAGAACTGAGATCCGCCATCGACATGGAAGTCGAATGAAAAAATTTCTAATTCTATCGCTGCTGCTGGTCAGTACCTCTGGCGGGATTGCCTTGGCAATCTTCCTGGAGTCGTGCGATTTATCTCAGTGGGAACTCCCGACATTCCTGGCCCAGCAAACGCAAGTAGTCGCGCCGGCGGATCCCCAGCCTGAAGTCGCTATCACTACGCCAACGGTACACATCGATCCGGCCGTTCGCCCCGCCTCGCAAATCGAACTCGAACCACGCGTGACGCAGCAGTTCGATCTCGAAGCGATCAAGAAGACCCTGGAAGACTCGCAGGCCACGCAGCAAAAGATGGCCGACTCGCAAAATCGTTCGTGGGAAGTCGTGAACAAGGCGATCGATTCCATGAAGGAAGTCGCCACTTCCAAAGTCGAAACCAGTAAGCCCGAAACGCAAACCACCGCCGTGCAAGCTCCGCTGCCGGTGGAAGAAGCTCCGGCACCCAGCCCCAGCGACAACCTGCTGCCGCGTCCCACGCAGCCCCGCATCATCCCCGATGAAGGGGACGACAAGCTGACGATCGTGATTCAAGACAGCGACATACGCGAAGTCCTGGAACTGCTCAGCGAACAAGGGCAACTCAACATTCTGCCCAGCCAAAGCGTGCAAGGCACCGTCTCCGCTTCCCTCACCAAGGTCGACGTTCGCACGGCACTAGCCGCCATCTTGCGTTCGACCGGGTACGTCATGCAGCAAGAAGGGGACTTCATCTACGTCGGCACGCCGGCAGACATGCAGAACATGCAGCGTCTGCAAGACCAGATCGGCACACGCATCTATCGCCTGAAATATATCCGGGCCATCGAAGTGCAGACGCTGATCACCCCCATGCTGACCGAATCGGTCGGTTCGCTCAGCATTTCCACCGAATCGAAGATAGGCATCGCCGCCGACGCCAACAACCCCGGCTCCGACGACTACGCCGGCGTCGAAACGGTCATCATCCGCGACTACGAACAGAACCTCGCCAAGATCGACCGCGCGATCCTCGAGATCGACTGCCGACCGCTGCAAGTTGCTATCGAAGCAATGATTCTCAGCGTGCAACTGGATGACTCGCTCGACATGGGCGTCAGCTTTGAAGCACTCCGCCAGAACAACAACATTCGTCTGATCTCCGGGTTTCCTCCGCAAAGTCTCGCCTCGTTGGATCTCACCGAAGGGGGGCTCAAGCTCGGTTACCTCGACGCCAACTTGTCGCTGTTTGTCGAAGCGTTGGAAGCGGTCGGCGAAACCAACGTGATCGCCGCGCCTCAACTGCTGGTATTGAACAAGCAACGCGCTGAAATCCTGATCGGTGAACAAAAGGGCTATATCAGCACGACCGTCACCGAAACGGCCTCGACCCAGTCGGTCGAGTTTCTGGAAGTGGGTACGCAGCTGCGTATCCGTCCTTTCATCACCAACGACGGCATGGTTCGCCTGGATGTTCATCCGGAAATCTCGACCGGCGAAGTCCGTGTCGAATCAGGCCTCACCATTCCCGACAAAGAAGTCACCCAGGTCACCACCAACATCATGTGCCCCGACGGCAAAACGGTGGTCATTGGTGGTCTGATCAAAAGCAGCCAAACGAAGTCAACTTTCCAGATCCCTTACCTGGGCAGCTTGCCGGGGGCAGGGCTCCTCTTCCGTCAAAAGCATGAAGAACTCGAACGCCAGGAACTGATTGTTCTGATCACGCCACGTATCGTCGATCCGAACCACATCAACAACGACGGCGAAAAGGCACGCGACCTGTTCGAGTTGCAGCACGAATACAGCGCCGACAAGATGAGCCCGCTCAGCAAGCGGCACATTGGCCGCAACTACTATCGCCTGGCCACCTCGGCCTGGGCCACCGGCGATGCCTATTCGGCCCTGCGATACGTCAACCTGGCGATTCACTACGACAACCAACTGCTGGAAGCGGTTGCCCTGCGTGACGAGATCACCACCCAGACCGGCCTGGGAGACCGCACGGTTCATTCCCACTTGAAAGAAGGCCTCGCTCCATGGAACCATCCCCATGGTGTGCAAGTCTCGCCGTGGCACCTCGACCAGATCGAATCAGGCCCGCCGATTTCGTCCGACTACCAACCGCCGGAACTGATTCCCAATCCGCGGATTGTCCCCCATCAATAGTTAAGTCGTCGCTATGCTCACACGTTCGGTCACCTTGTTGATTCTGACGGCTACGATTGCTCAAAGCATCGGCTGCGCCATTTCGCCGTCGATCCGCCAGGCATTCATGGACCCAGGCAAAGAGCAGCGCGAGCGCAAGCAAGAGATTCATCGCCTGGTTGACCAGCGGCATATCCAAACACGTCTGCAAGCGGCCTCGGCCATGCTCGATGCCGGTCGTTATGCCGACTGCGAACGTGTGCTGGCCGAGATCGAAAAGATCGACCCCAACTGCAAAGAGATGGTCCTGGTTCGCGGCGAAGCGTTGATGGCCCAAAACAAGTTTGCCGAAGCCGCCGCAATCTATGATAAGGTTCTCCAGGCTCACCCCGCCGACGCCAATCTGCATCACTTGCATGCGGTGGCCCTCGAACTCTCTGGCGACTCAGTCTCGGCCATGCTGGCCTTTCAACGGGCCGCGGAACTCTCGCCGGACAGCTCATTGATTCAGCTCAGCCAGATTCGCACCGAAGCCCCTGGCACGACCACGCGCTGACCTCTAAGCTACAAACGAACCGCGTTTCGTTACCTTAGCATTGTTAGCCGCGCGTCATGAACATCCTGGCACTCGAGCCCTATTACGGCGGCAGCCATCGTGCCTTTCTCGATGGCTGGATTGCCCAGAGCCGCCACGCGTGGACCTGTTTGACGCTGCCTGCCCACCACTGGAAATGGCGGATGCGGCACGCGGCGATCACGTTTGCGGATGAGATCGCACAGCGCCCTGACACGCACTTCGACGCGATCTTCTGCACCGACATGCTGAACCTGGCCGCGTTCCGCGGTCTGGCTCCACAGCCAATCGCGAGCCTGCCGGCGATCGTCTACTTTCACGAGAACCAGCTAACCTACCCCGACGATACGCGCACCCAGCGTGACTTCCATTACGCATTCGATAACTTCCAAACCCTGCTGGCCGCCGACCAGGCCTGGTTCAATTCCGCCTACCATCGCACCGAGTTCTTCACGCAGTGCCGGGCATTCCTGAAAAAGTTTCCCGACTACACGTTAGATGCTCATCTCGATCGCGCGCACGAGAAAACCATCGTCGCAGCGCCAGGCCTGCCTGAGATCACGCCGAATCAACGAGACCACAACTTCGCTTGTCCGCATATCGTGTGGGCGGCACGCTGGGAGAAGGACAAGAACCCCGAAGGCTTCTTCGCCGCGATGATCGAACTAAAGCAGCAAGGTCAACCCTTTCGCTTGAGTGTCGTGGGAGAGTCGTTCCGCGATACGCCGCCGATCTTCGAGCATGCCCGCGAGCTTCTGGCCGATCGTATCGACCAGTGGGGCTTTCTTGCCAGCCACGACGATTATCTTCAGCTACTTCGCACCAGCGACCTCTTCGTCTCGACCGCCGTGCACGAGTTCTTCGGCATCTCAGCCGCCGAGGCGATTCTCGCCGGAGCCATGCCCATCTTGCCCAATCGCTTGGCCTATCCCGAGCTTGTCGACGGCCAGCCGAACTTACTCTACGACGGCACAACCGCCGGCCTGATCGCGCACCTGCGAAAGCTGTGCGAGGACGAGGCCTTCCAAGCGGCTGCGACGGGGCAACTATCACTGGTCACCCAGAAGCTCGATGCCCTGCGTTGGTCGCAACTGGCTCCCGTGTATGACGAACATCTGCAGCGGGTCGTCGATCGGACGACTGCCCGATAGGGGGACCGCGCAACGGTAATCCTTTTGACAAACCAGCCCTCTTCCAGTAGGCTGAGATCGACATCAAGCCCGAATTGCCATGCACACTGAATAACTCTTCTTCCTCTTGGCAATTCCCCATCCCGCCCCTTAGAAGATCCGTGCCCTTATGAATCGCTTCTTCAGTTCGCTCATCGCGCTGATTGCGTTGGTTCCTGCCGCTTTGGCAGTTGCAGACGAGCCGATTAGCTACTCGCGCGACATCAAGCCGCTGCTCTCCAACAGT includes:
- a CDS encoding Tfp pilus assembly protein FimT/FimU, whose protein sequence is MLATTTSNSLQPPRMRRGLTLIEILITVAILGILAAAIIPQFGATAPDQVRGAAQIVAADMEYARSLAISNNSTYLVTFHKTRNGYVLTHSGTNTSLDTLPDNPFRKPSDDEKSLIVLLSDFPHVGSGARIGAIVTDEPSPQEVTSIEFDTLGQTTRKQPTLIWLSSRAGAEEIYLPIEINPVTGLTTIGEITNVAPNILSAKAST
- the pilM gene encoding pilus assembly protein PilM, whose protein sequence is MIRLPLARYNPIGIDIGSKSIKMIQFAKDYSSIQEATSVDFPEDVSAEKDFDTYLDVLNQTLQRARTGHNFRGNDAIICIHQRDLFLHNIRVGKNDTKALSNIVHQEAADRIPYSMLDAEIRFVESEEIRQGEQILREVIIMACFRPKLEAILETCEKSGFRPVSVDVEPMAILRSFTTQYRREADEEDRVIYLHVGYTNTLVIIAQGKQALFVKYIDVGGRHFDEAVARQLDMSLSDAVNLRKHNSDRRRSQQTPEVERSVINAMRDELERLQSELAMCIRYHSVTFRGKPLVRMVLSGGEATESLRTELQRVTGIETDLGDPLRIYETSLNLGRRSQWDVAAGLAARQLGGSK
- the pilO gene encoding type 4a pilus biogenesis protein PilO → MKLDLTKSSTSILLVILGLLATFVMLVYLPLNRSIAAAHDALELKQSLVSQEESLLAQIQRHAQELEDVKAYTKDWEEVPNANFYLSQLLGEISQHAKQAGTDALRLEPGQVIEMQAVQRIPVRLGCSGTFQEIHDLVGRIESLPYKIWLRQIELAPKSEQQRDLTCEMEFEAFIVSVKNSH
- a CDS encoding tetratricopeptide repeat protein, which translates into the protein MLTRSVTLLILTATIAQSIGCAISPSIRQAFMDPGKEQRERKQEIHRLVDQRHIQTRLQAASAMLDAGRYADCERVLAEIEKIDPNCKEMVLVRGEALMAQNKFAEAAAIYDKVLQAHPADANLHHLHAVALELSGDSVSAMLAFQRAAELSPDSSLIQLSQIRTEAPGTTTR
- a CDS encoding DUF3524 domain-containing protein, translating into MNILALEPYYGGSHRAFLDGWIAQSRHAWTCLTLPAHHWKWRMRHAAITFADEIAQRPDTHFDAIFCTDMLNLAAFRGLAPQPIASLPAIVYFHENQLTYPDDTRTQRDFHYAFDNFQTLLAADQAWFNSAYHRTEFFTQCRAFLKKFPDYTLDAHLDRAHEKTIVAAPGLPEITPNQRDHNFACPHIVWAARWEKDKNPEGFFAAMIELKQQGQPFRLSVVGESFRDTPPIFEHARELLADRIDQWGFLASHDDYLQLLRTSDLFVSTAVHEFFGISAAEAILAGAMPILPNRLAYPELVDGQPNLLYDGTTAGLIAHLRKLCEDEAFQAAATGQLSLVTQKLDALRWSQLAPVYDEHLQRVVDRTTAR